Proteins co-encoded in one Hyla sarda isolate aHylSar1 chromosome 4, aHylSar1.hap1, whole genome shotgun sequence genomic window:
- the LOC130366649 gene encoding olfactory receptor 1019-like yields MNQSRPAMFEFSGLTDNTALAVFLFVFFLLVYTITVVANIGLFVVVYKTSSLHTPMYYFLRYLSVVDLFYSSDIVPKMISDIFFRRKFISFHGCALQFYFFAALASIDVHLLSNMSYDRYAAICQPLQYVSIMTTNKCFYMVLIAFVLGFLQSSVQTSCIFSLQYCGSNHIDHFYCDISPLLKLSCSDTFTCEMAITSLIGFYSIVSLATILISYSFIIFSILKIKSAKGRQKAFSTCSSHVICASIFYVSVFLTYLHPPSNVNDKQSKVASIFYCVMTPMLNPLIYSLRNQEVKTIIVQAMHSLNSLKEKVLHHSGLTEKVLHSGLKKKVLHHSGLKEKVLHHSGLKEKVLHSGLKEKVLHHSGLMEKVLHHYGLKEKVLHSGLKKVLH; encoded by the exons ATGAATCAAAGCCGGCCGGCAATGTTTGAGTTTTCCGGACTGACCGATAATACAGCTCTTGCCGTTTTCCTCTTCGTATTCTTCCTCCTTGTTTATACGATAACTGTGGTGGCCAACATTGGGCTTTTTGTCGTTGTCTATAAGACGTCCTCCCTCCACACCCCCATGTACTACTTTCTTCGGTACCTCTCGGTGGTGGACCTCTTTTATTCCTCAGATATTGTCCCTAAAATGATTTCAGACATTTTTTTCAGAAGAAAGTTCATCTCATTTCATGGGTGTGCTCTTCAGTTCTACTTCTTTGCTGCTTTGGCCAGTATTGATGTTCACCTCCTCTCGAATATGTCCTATGACCGGTACGCTGCCATCTGCCAGCCTCTACAGTACGTTTCCATAATGACCACAAACAAATGTTTCTATATGGTTCTCATAGCTTTTGTTCTTGGCTTTTTGCAGTCCTCAGTACAGACCAGTTGTATATTCAGCCTTCAATATTGTGGCTCGAATCATATCGACCATTTCTACTGTGACATTTCTCCACTGCTCAAGCTTTCCTGCTCAGATACCTTTACGTGTGAGATGGCCATCACATCCCTCATTGGGTTTTACAGCATAGTTTCTCTGGCCACCATCCTGATTTCCTACAGTTTCATCATATTTTCCATTTTAAAGATTAAATCGGCTAAGGGCCGACAGAAAGCCTTCAGCACCTGCTCCTCACACGTCATCTGTGCCTCCATCTTTTACGTGTCCGTGTTCCTCACTTATTTACATCCTCCCTCTAATGTAAATGATAAGCAAAGTAAGGTGGCCTCCATCTTCTATTGTGTCATGACGCCCATGTTAAATCCTCTCATATACAGCCTGAGGAACCAGGAGGTAAAGACCATCATTGTCCAAGCAATGCACAGTCTAAATA GTCtgaaggagaaggtcctgcaccactcaggCCTGacggagaaggtcctgcactcaGGCCTGAagaagaaggtcctgcaccactcaggTCTGAAGGAGAAAGTCCTTCACCACTCAGGCCTGAAGGAGAAGGTCCTACACTCAGGCCtgaaggagaaggtcctgcaccactcaggCCTgatggagaaggtcctgcaccactatgGCCtgaaggagaaggtcctgcactcaGGCCTGAAGAAGGTCCTGCACTAA
- the LOC130366650 gene encoding olfactory receptor 1019-like has protein sequence MDITNQTEVTEFVFSGLTDDEDLRSFLFVLFLHVYIVTVLANVSLVVIVSNTSNLQNPMYYFLTYLSLVDVFYSSTIMPKMLVDLKCLSVTISFVGCALQFFFYAALAATESFLLSAMSYDRYVAICHPLHYVSIMTKKKCLRLVLLCFSVGFLQSSVQTSCTFSLQFCGSNLIDHFYCDVPPVLRLSCSDTSSCDMVTFYIVGALASGSLVTILVSYTLIIISVTHMRSTEGRRKAFSTCSSHLMCVFIFYGTVLFTYMHPPSSAFTVRDKVASVFYTAVTPMLNPLIYSLRNQSVRSIIIQSVHRLQGSPIGLPQCCVMK, from the coding sequence ATGGACATCACGAACCAGACCGAGGTCACAGAGTTTGTGTTTTCTGGACTGACTGACGATGAGGACCTGAGATCCTTCCTCTTCGTACTCTTCCTGCACGTCTACATTGTGACTGTATTGGCCAATGTTAGCCTGGTGGTCATTGTCAGTAACACATCAAACCTGCAGAACCCAATGTACTACTTCCTGACTTACCTCTCCCTGGTGGACGTCTTCTATTCCTCCACCATAATGCCAAAGATGCTGGTGGACCTTAAGTGTTTGAGCGTGACCATCTCCTTTGTAGGTTGCGCTCTTCAGTTCTTCTTCTATGCTGCTTTGGCTGCTACCGAATCATttctgctctccgccatgtcctATGACCGCTATGTTGCCATCTGCCACCCTCTCCATTATGTGTCTATTATGACTAAGAAGAAATGTCTACGTCTTGTTCTTCTATGCTTCTCTGTTGGTTTCTTACAGTCCTCGGTACAGACCAGCTGCACCTTCAGTCTACAGTTCTGTGGGTCCAACCTCATTGACCACTTCTACTGTGATGTCCCCCCAGTGCTCAGACTGTCCTGCTCAGATACTTCTTCCTGTGACATGGTCACTTTCTACATTGTAGGTGCTTTGGCCTCAGGCTCCCTGGTGACTATCCTTGTCTCATACACCCTAATAATCATTTCAGTTACACACATGAGATCCACAGAAGGTCGGAGGAAAGCCTTCAGTACCTGCTCCTCACACCTCATGTGCGTCTTCATCTTCTATGGCACTGTATTGTTCACATACATGCATCCTCCCTCCAGCGCCTTCACCGTACGAGACAAGGTGGCATCAGTCTTCTATACAGCAGTGACACCAATGCTGAACCCCCTTATATACAGTCTGAGGAACCAAAGTGTTAGAAGTATCATTATACAATCAGTTCACAGATTACAAGGTTCTCCTATAGGGCTTCCTCAATGTTGTGTTATGAAGTAA
- the LOC130366724 gene encoding olfactory receptor 1444-like, with the protein MDFTNQTEVTEFVFSGLTDDEDLRSFLFVLFLHVYIVTVLANVSLVAIVSNTSNLQNPMYYFLTYLSLVDVFYSSTIMPKTLVDLKSLKKTISFVGCALQFFFYAALGSIETLLLSSMSYDRYVAICHPLHYVSIMNKKKCLRLLIFFFSVGFLQSSVQTSCTFSLQFCGSNLIDHFYCDTPVILRLSCSDTSSCDMVTFYIVGALASGSLVTILVSYTLIIISVTHMRSTEGRRKAFSTCSSHLMCVFIFYGTVLFTYMHPPSSAFTVRDKVASVFYTAVTPMLNPLIYSLRNQSVRSIIIRSVHSTLLKNIK; encoded by the coding sequence ATGGACTTCACGAACCAGACCGAGGTCACAGAGTTTGTCTTTTCCGGACTGACTGACGATGAGGACCTGAGATCCTTCCTCTTCGTACTCTTCCTGCACGTCTACATTGTGACTGTATTGGCCAATGTTAGCCTGGTGGCCATTGTCAGTAACACATCAAACCTGCAGAACCCAATGTACTACTTCCTGACTTACCTCTCCCTGGTGGACGTCTTCTATTCCTCCACCATAATGCCAAAGACCTTGGTGGACCTTAAGAGTTTGAAGAAGACGATCTCCTTTGTAGGTTGTGCTCTTCAGTTCTTCTTCTATGCCGCTCTAGGATCTATCGagactctcctcctctcctccatgtCCTATGACCGCTATGTTGCCATCTGCCACCCTCTCCATTATGTGTCCATTATGAATAAGAAGAAATGTCTACGActccttatttttttcttctctgttGGTTTCTTACAGTCCTCGGTACAGACCAGCTGCACCTTCAGTCTACAGTTCTGTGGGTCCAACCTCATTGACCACTTCTACTGTGATACTCCTGTGATACTCAGACTGTCCTGCTCGGATACTTCTTCCTGTGACATGGTCACCTTCTACATTGTAGGTGCTTTGGCCTCAGGCTCCCTGGTGACTATCCTTGTCTCATACACCCTAATAATCATTTCAGTTACACACATGAGATCCACAGAAGGTCGGAGGAAAGCCTTCAGTACCTGCTCCTCACACCTCATGTGCGTCTTCATCTTCTACGGCACTGTATTGTTCACATACATGCATCCTCCCTCCAGCGCCTTCACCGTACGAGACAAGGTGGCGTCAGTCTTCTATACAGCAGTAACACCAATGCTGAACCCTCTTATATACAGTCTGAGGAACCAAAGTGTGAGAAGTATCATTATACGATCAGTtcatagtacactgctcaaaaatataaagtga